The following are encoded together in the Synergistaceae bacterium genome:
- a CDS encoding CTP synthase → MTKYIFVTGGVVSSLGKGITAASLGVLLKRRGFKVSIIKMDPYINVDAGAMSPFQHGEVFVTWDGAETDLDLGHYERFIDEAITGENSCTTGKVYSAVIRREREGGYNGATVQVIPHITNEIQDRILRVGEDKDVVIAEIGGTVGDIESLPYLEAIRQLAGRIGRENLLYCHVTLVPYIAASGELKTKPTQHSVNELRRIGIQPDIIVCRSQYPVGRELRDKIGLFCSVLPECVIEALDSDSIYRIPSVLHRQGFDMMALRKLGLSSEHEPDMGDWNDFLYRYDNLSGEITVALVGKYTGIKDAYLSVNEAVAHAGIANGIKAKMFPVEAEELEAGNVDDILSCADAILVPGGFGQRGVEGKIAAAKYAREKKIPYLGLCLGMQVAVIEFARNVLGLRNANSIEMDENTPFPVIHLMDEQRNVAGIGGTSRLGAYPCEIQPGSKSEKIYGTGHISERHRHRFEFNNEYIELFDKAGMKIAGICPTGGQVEIIENVNHPWMIGVQFHPEFLSRPVRPHPLFRDFIAAALKRSDA, encoded by the coding sequence ATGACAAAGTACATATTTGTAACGGGCGGAGTTGTCTCATCACTGGGAAAAGGTATTACGGCGGCTTCCCTGGGTGTGCTGCTTAAACGCAGAGGATTCAAGGTAAGCATAATAAAGATGGATCCGTATATCAATGTCGATGCCGGTGCAATGAGCCCCTTTCAGCATGGAGAGGTATTTGTGACATGGGACGGCGCCGAGACGGATCTTGACCTGGGACATTATGAGCGTTTCATTGATGAGGCAATAACCGGAGAGAACAGCTGTACCACAGGAAAGGTATATTCTGCGGTGATCCGGCGCGAGCGCGAGGGCGGCTACAATGGCGCGACTGTGCAGGTAATACCCCACATAACAAACGAGATACAGGATCGCATACTCAGGGTCGGTGAGGACAAAGACGTCGTAATTGCTGAAATAGGCGGAACAGTCGGTGACATTGAAAGCCTTCCTTATCTGGAGGCGATTCGCCAGCTTGCAGGCCGTATCGGCAGGGAGAACCTGCTGTATTGCCATGTCACGCTTGTGCCGTATATCGCCGCGTCGGGAGAACTCAAAACAAAGCCTACACAGCACAGCGTCAATGAACTGCGGCGTATAGGGATACAGCCGGATATTATAGTATGCCGTTCGCAGTATCCCGTCGGGCGCGAACTCAGAGATAAGATAGGACTTTTTTGCAGTGTTCTTCCTGAATGTGTTATAGAGGCATTAGATTCCGATTCAATATATCGTATCCCGTCGGTTTTGCACCGACAGGGGTTTGATATGATGGCTCTCAGGAAGCTTGGGCTTTCATCTGAACACGAACCTGATATGGGCGACTGGAATGATTTTCTGTACAGGTATGATAACCTTAGCGGGGAAATCACAGTTGCGCTGGTCGGCAAATATACCGGCATAAAAGATGCATACCTGAGTGTAAATGAGGCTGTAGCTCACGCTGGGATCGCAAATGGGATCAAGGCGAAGATGTTTCCGGTCGAGGCAGAGGAACTTGAAGCCGGAAACGTCGATGATATTCTTTCATGCGCAGATGCAATACTCGTACCGGGTGGATTCGGTCAAAGGGGGGTCGAGGGAAAGATCGCGGCCGCAAAATATGCCAGAGAAAAAAAAATCCCCTATTTGGGACTCTGTCTCGGTATGCAGGTCGCGGTCATAGAATTTGCCCGCAACGTACTGGGGCTCAGGAATGCCAATAGCATTGAGATGGATGAAAATACTCCCTTTCCCGTAATACATCTTATGGACGAACAAAGAAACGTCGCAGGTATCGGCGGGACATCACGCCTTGGCGCATATCCATGTGAAATACAGCCTGGTTCCAAATCAGAGAAAATATACGGGACCGGTCATATCAGTGAGCGTCATAGGCACAGATTTGAATTTAATAACGAATATATAGAACTATTTGACAAGGCGGGTATGAAGATCGCGGGTATCTGCCCGACAGGCGGCCAGGTCGAAATCATTGAGAACGTCAACCACCCATGGATGATAGGAGTCCAGTTTCACCCTGAATTTCTTTCAAGACCAGTCAGACCGCACCCGCTGTTCAGGGATTTTATTGCGGCGGCACTGAAAAGATCCGACGCTTAG
- a CDS encoding peptidoglycan DD-metalloendopeptidase family protein, whose amino-acid sequence MFRLSEIILNKRKTICFSLFVLIAAGAAVIFAAIAAERAGMYWMGLDSDFTAEKPEDNRGFIMADVSAILPLEGSPAEASEETEVVPLGIGPLPSVPSLTTEELKLYGVLSRGDGLISSADKTTLDEDIHWQEVVLEEGDTIESIAKEFGIPASDIRRANALNPSEKLHYSEVLYVPDSPEYVPQTLSYVMKLQRAEIAMRKQVKPISITAYVVKNGDTLWSISNRFNLDLDTIIGSNKLKDINSLKLGTTLRIPNQDGIFVRVSRNDSVAKLADRYGSSKEAVLVANSIVGDAGLIIGQEIFLPGAKIVAVAESGGKKIARYATSRITSSASRRFRWPVIGNISSSFGWRRNPFGRRRLFHSGLDIRAPRGRGIMAACDGRVVYAGWMSGYGKAVVISHPGGLTTLYGHCSSLVVGSGAFVRAGQTIARVGSTGRSTGNHLHFEVRRNGSPVNPIRFLK is encoded by the coding sequence ATGTTCAGACTATCTGAAATAATTTTGAATAAAAGAAAGACTATCTGTTTCAGTCTGTTTGTCCTGATCGCTGCGGGTGCGGCTGTGATCTTTGCCGCAATCGCGGCAGAGAGAGCCGGTATGTATTGGATGGGGCTCGATAGCGACTTTACGGCAGAAAAGCCGGAGGATAACCGTGGTTTTATAATGGCAGATGTATCTGCTATTCTGCCTCTCGAGGGGTCGCCTGCCGAGGCGTCTGAGGAGACAGAAGTCGTTCCGCTGGGAATAGGGCCCCTTCCAAGCGTTCCATCACTCACAACGGAAGAGCTAAAATTGTATGGTGTTCTGTCGAGGGGCGACGGACTGATTTCAAGTGCCGACAAAACAACGCTCGATGAAGATATCCACTGGCAGGAAGTCGTGCTTGAAGAGGGCGACACTATTGAGTCAATAGCAAAAGAATTTGGTATCCCTGCGTCAGATATCCGCAGGGCCAATGCCCTGAATCCAAGCGAGAAACTGCATTACTCAGAGGTGCTATATGTCCCTGACAGTCCCGAGTATGTGCCCCAGACGCTTTCATACGTCATGAAGCTGCAGAGAGCTGAAATTGCAATGAGGAAACAGGTAAAACCGATCTCAATCACCGCATACGTTGTGAAAAACGGGGACACTCTCTGGTCCATATCAAACCGGTTCAACCTGGATCTCGATACGATAATAGGTTCAAACAAACTTAAAGATATCAATTCGTTAAAACTTGGCACTACACTGCGTATACCAAACCAGGACGGTATATTCGTCAGGGTCTCAAGAAATGATTCGGTGGCAAAGCTGGCAGACAGGTATGGTTCTTCAAAGGAAGCTGTGCTGGTGGCAAACTCCATTGTCGGGGATGCGGGTCTTATCATCGGACAGGAAATATTCCTGCCCGGCGCTAAGATCGTGGCTGTTGCGGAATCCGGCGGTAAAAAAATCGCAAGATATGCCACAAGCAGGATAACCTCGTCGGCATCGAGGAGATTCCGCTGGCCTGTGATAGGTAATATATCCAGCTCATTCGGATGGCGCCGCAACCCATTCGGACGCAGACGTCTGTTCCATTCAGGGCTTGACATCAGGGCTCCGCGCGGGCGCGGTATCATGGCAGCTTGTGATGGGCGTGTCGTTTATGCCGGATGGATGAGCGGATACGGCAAGGCTGTTGTCATTTCACATCCCGGTGGTCTTACGACCCTTTACGGACACTGCAGCAGCCTGGTCGTGGGAAGCGGTGCTTTTGTCAGGGCCGGGCAGACGATCGCGCGGGTCGGCAGCACCGGGCGTTCAACAGGCAACCATCTGCACTTTGAGGTGCGTCGCAACGGATCGCCGGTCAACCCTATCAGATTCCTCAAATAA
- the rho gene encoding transcription termination factor Rho: protein MTELRKIAKEIGVSSISARRKDDLIIDILRTQAEKMGYRFSGGTLECLPDGYGFLRPSGLLPSNNDIYVSASQIRRFGLRNGDVVWGIIRPPKDQEHYEALLRVENVNFTDPEAARKRPHFETLTPIFPNEKLTLETERNIVATRIVDLFAPIGKGQRALIVSPPKAGKTTLLKNLANAITTNHPEVILMVLLIDERPEEVTDMMRSVDGEIIASTFDRPAEEHMRVAALALEKAKRLVEVSKDVVLLLDSITRLARASNLIVPPSGRTLSGGMDPAGLYFPKKFFGAARNIEFGGSLTIIGTSLVETGSRMDDVIYEEFKGTGNMEVHLSRKISEQRIFPALDITKSGTRKEELLVPDDDLQRIWALRRKTANMDESEILNLILDKLRSTANNREFLATIKVS, encoded by the coding sequence CTGACCGAACTCAGAAAAATAGCAAAAGAGATCGGGGTTTCATCTATCTCTGCGCGGCGCAAAGATGACCTTATAATCGATATACTTAGGACACAGGCAGAGAAGATGGGCTATCGCTTCAGCGGAGGCACTCTGGAATGTCTGCCTGACGGGTACGGTTTTCTGCGTCCCTCCGGGCTTCTGCCCAGTAATAACGACATATATGTCTCTGCGTCACAGATACGAAGATTTGGGCTTCGCAACGGAGATGTCGTCTGGGGAATAATCCGTCCGCCAAAAGATCAGGAACATTATGAAGCTCTGTTGCGCGTAGAAAATGTAAACTTTACAGATCCTGAAGCAGCAAGGAAAAGACCACATTTTGAAACCCTTACCCCTATTTTCCCAAATGAAAAACTTACCCTTGAGACCGAGAGGAATATTGTTGCTACGCGGATAGTAGATCTTTTTGCTCCGATTGGGAAAGGCCAGAGGGCTCTGATAGTATCTCCGCCTAAGGCTGGAAAGACGACCCTTCTGAAAAACCTGGCTAATGCGATAACTACAAACCATCCGGAAGTCATTCTCATGGTGCTGCTCATTGACGAACGCCCGGAGGAAGTTACCGATATGATGCGCTCCGTCGACGGCGAAATAATTGCTTCCACGTTCGACAGGCCGGCAGAGGAGCATATGCGTGTCGCAGCCCTTGCGCTTGAGAAGGCGAAAAGACTTGTCGAGGTCTCGAAGGATGTCGTGCTTTTGCTCGATTCGATAACAAGGCTTGCACGTGCTTCTAACCTTATCGTGCCGCCATCCGGCAGGACTCTGTCGGGAGGTATGGATCCCGCCGGGCTTTATTTCCCGAAGAAATTTTTCGGTGCGGCTCGTAATATTGAATTTGGCGGCAGCCTGACTATAATAGGGACGTCGCTGGTTGAAACCGGAAGCAGGATGGACGATGTGATATATGAAGAGTTCAAGGGGACAGGGAATATGGAGGTCCATCTATCCCGTAAGATTTCGGAACAGAGGATATTCCCCGCTCTTGATATAACTAAATCGGGTACGCGCAAGGAAGAACTGCTTGTCCCTGATGACGATCTTCAGCGTATCTGGGCGCTGCGGCGCAAAACAGCAAATATGGATGAGTCTGAAATATTGAATCTCATTCTGGATAAATTGCGCAGTACGGCTAATAACAGGGAATTTCTTGCTACAATAAAGGTAAGTTAG
- a CDS encoding DUF4392 domain-containing protein encodes MCYKREGTKTKNQVPLKFAQELTSVVALDRSGRRVSGLCRPEYWQMAAEKISTFSKVAVVSGFFVPSAGAAETDGPGGAVMLARAFLEQGAAVEIWTDHLCLDVFRACAASAGLPPECVNVAEADEVIDSFSPDGIIFIERLGRAADGNYYNIRKNNISAWTPKLDGFAIACSDKNISTIGIGDGGNEVGMGNFISELYDILPDYRECLSVIRTDIAIPADVSNWGGYALVAALSHIWGVWRGHRGGDERAMMDALVRSGAVDGISRRVGFSVDGLPLKFHEAVVSGLFDIWKRFQI; translated from the coding sequence ATGTGTTATAAAAGGGAAGGAACAAAGACAAAGAACCAAGTCCCTTTAAAATTTGCACAGGAGCTCACATCTGTCGTTGCTTTGGACAGAAGCGGCAGGAGAGTATCCGGGCTTTGCCGTCCGGAGTACTGGCAGATGGCGGCAGAGAAAATTTCAACGTTTTCAAAGGTAGCAGTAGTTTCAGGTTTTTTTGTCCCATCAGCAGGAGCGGCTGAGACAGACGGACCGGGCGGGGCGGTTATGCTTGCACGTGCGTTTCTGGAGCAGGGCGCCGCTGTGGAAATATGGACAGACCATCTTTGTTTGGACGTTTTTAGAGCCTGTGCAGCCTCTGCAGGATTACCTCCCGAATGTGTGAATGTGGCTGAGGCAGACGAAGTGATCGATTCCTTCTCGCCTGACGGCATCATTTTTATTGAGAGGCTGGGGCGTGCTGCAGACGGTAATTACTACAACATAAGAAAAAACAATATATCAGCGTGGACGCCAAAGCTTGATGGATTTGCCATAGCATGCTCAGATAAGAACATTTCAACTATAGGTATCGGTGACGGCGGCAACGAGGTTGGAATGGGAAATTTTATCTCCGAACTTTATGATATACTTCCCGATTATAGAGAATGCCTTTCGGTCATTCGCACTGATATTGCCATACCGGCTGATGTAAGTAACTGGGGAGGTTACGCGCTGGTAGCGGCCCTATCTCATATCTGGGGAGTCTGGCGCGGACACCGGGGAGGGGATGAGCGTGCAATGATGGATGCGCTTGTCCGCAGCGGTGCAGTTGACGGTATAAGCAGAAGAGTCGGGTTTTCAGTTGACGGGCTTCCCCTTAAGTTCCATGAAGCCGTGGTCTCCGGTCTTTTTGATATCTGGAAAAGGTTTCAAATCTAA
- the pfkA gene encoding 6-phosphofructokinase, translating to MLRRIGVLTSGGDSPGMNAAIRAVTRTALYHGLQVVGIRRGYEGLLEGDFLPMTRSSVGGIILHGGTILRTARCDAFMRPEGVNLGVSKLKENDIDALAVIGGDGSYRGALELHKRGIMVVGIPGTIDNDIAGTDCTIGFDTACNTALECISKLRDTASSHDRMFIIEVMGRRSGYLALETGVACGAEFVLLPEIPVDIEAIARKLHNAKEEGKTHSLIVLAEGVMSASELAAKLKDHSDYDLRIVVLGYLQRGGAPSCFDTVLASRLGSAAVELLLEGQTGMMVGRVGGSIVASPLQVAWEQKKPLDPDMLRLVDTLSI from the coding sequence ATGTTACGCAGGATAGGTGTTCTTACAAGCGGAGGTGATTCTCCCGGGATGAACGCGGCTATACGTGCCGTCACGCGCACAGCCCTTTATCACGGGTTACAGGTGGTCGGGATACGCAGAGGCTATGAAGGCCTGCTTGAGGGTGATTTTCTGCCGATGACGAGGAGTTCTGTCGGAGGTATCATCCTGCATGGCGGCACGATCCTCCGTACAGCCCGCTGTGATGCTTTTATGAGACCTGAGGGTGTCAATTTAGGAGTATCGAAGCTCAAAGAAAATGACATTGATGCGTTGGCGGTAATCGGAGGCGACGGTTCATATCGCGGGGCCTTGGAACTTCACAAAAGAGGCATTATGGTCGTAGGCATACCTGGAACGATAGATAACGACATAGCAGGCACTGACTGTACAATTGGTTTTGACACCGCCTGCAATACGGCGCTAGAATGCATCAGCAAGCTGCGCGATACCGCGTCCAGCCATGACAGAATGTTTATTATTGAGGTTATGGGGCGTCGCTCCGGCTACCTGGCTCTTGAGACCGGGGTCGCCTGTGGTGCGGAATTTGTTCTTTTGCCGGAGATCCCTGTGGATATAGAGGCAATAGCCAGAAAGCTGCATAACGCTAAGGAGGAGGGCAAGACGCATTCCCTGATCGTCCTTGCAGAGGGAGTGATGTCCGCTTCGGAACTTGCCGCCAAGCTCAAGGACCATAGCGACTACGATCTGCGTATAGTCGTTCTTGGTTATTTGCAGCGCGGCGGGGCGCCGTCATGTTTTGACACTGTTCTTGCGTCGAGACTGGGTTCCGCTGCCGTAGAACTGCTTCTCGAGGGACAGACTGGGATGATGGTGGGCCGTGTCGGAGGCAGTATCGTTGCTTCTCCTCTTCAGGTTGCCTGGGAACAAAAAAAACCTCTCGATCCCGATATGCTGCGTCTTGTCGATACCCTGAGCATATAG